A stretch of the Acyrthosiphon pisum isolate AL4f chromosome A2, pea_aphid_22Mar2018_4r6ur, whole genome shotgun sequence genome encodes the following:
- the LOC100165266 gene encoding uncharacterized protein LOC100165266 isoform X2, with translation MALNHQRYTDKWWETEYSDNIHSYLQYHEVKWRMVYGARSPQIHLRPVLLKTIRSIAKTCEISNVCVHLAVTLMDLFMDNHDLKFDTIMLVSFACLTLAGIKLISYNPSMVAASIILTTRHTLGLVPCWTAQLRKVTGYLKKDLVQCCSLLGRNVMQHRKLVPVDEGYLSSSPGFQSPVIMASKKKRSHIDVPNVILSKRTAF, from the exons ATG GCATTAAATCATCAAAGATATACAGATAAATGGTGGGAAACAGAGTACAGTGACAACATACACTCATATTTACAGTACCATGAAGTTAAATGGAGGATGGTATATGGAGCCAGATCGCCAcaa atTCATTTGCGACCCGTGTTGTTAAAAACCATTAGAAGTATAGCCAAGACATGTGAAATTTCAAATGTATGTGTTCATTTAGCCGTCACTCTGATGGATTTATTTATGGATAACCATGATCTAAAATTTGATACTATCATGCTAGTCTCTTTTGCATGCTTAACATTAGCTG GCATAAAACTAATATCTTATAATCCATCAATGGTTGCAGCgagtattattttaactactaGGCACACATTAGGATTAGTACCATGTTGGACTGCACAATTACGAAAAGTGACGGGATACTTAAAAAAAGATCTTGTGCAGTGTTGTTCTCTATtagg AAGAAATGTAATGCAGCACAGAAAGCTTGTGCCTGTAGATGAAGGATATCTTAGTTCTTCTCCAGGTTTTCAATCTCCAGTTATCATGGCAAGTAAAAAGAAAAGAAGTCACATTGATGTaccaaatgtaattttatcaaaacgAACAGCATTCTAA
- the LOC100165266 gene encoding cyclin-J isoform X1, protein MALNHQRYTDKWWETEYSDNIHSYLQYHEVKWRMVYGARSPQIHLRPVLLKTIRSIAKTCEISNVCVHLAVTLMDLFMDNHDLKFDTIMLVSFACLTLAAKIEEHCLNIPKLKTMQNVISKDVTNSHFRKVEMKILMFFEFNVAVPTVAHFIEFYKDHFYCDNDFYHNEFACILKDKFNNMIISYQDVSLESIKLISYNPSMVAASIILTTRHTLGLVPCWTAQLRKVTGYLKKDLVQCCSLLGRNVMQHRKLVPVDEGYLSSSPGFQSPVIMASKKKRSHIDVPNVILSKRTAF, encoded by the exons ATG GCATTAAATCATCAAAGATATACAGATAAATGGTGGGAAACAGAGTACAGTGACAACATACACTCATATTTACAGTACCATGAAGTTAAATGGAGGATGGTATATGGAGCCAGATCGCCAcaa atTCATTTGCGACCCGTGTTGTTAAAAACCATTAGAAGTATAGCCAAGACATGTGAAATTTCAAATGTATGTGTTCATTTAGCCGTCACTCTGATGGATTTATTTATGGATAACCATGATCTAAAATTTGATACTATCATGCTAGTCTCTTTTGCATGCTTAACATTAGCTG CAAAAATTGAAGAACATTGCTTAAATATACCAAAGTTAAAAACCATGCAAAATGTCATTAGTAAAGATGTAACAAACTCCCATTTTCGTAAAGTTGAGatgaaaattttaatgttttttgagTTCAATGTTGCAGTACCTACAGTTGCACATTTCATTGAATTTTATAAAGACCATTTTTACTGTGATAatgatttttatcataatgaATTTGCAtgtattttaaaagataaattcaataatatgataatttcatACCAGGATGTGTCGTTGGAAA GCATAAAACTAATATCTTATAATCCATCAATGGTTGCAGCgagtattattttaactactaGGCACACATTAGGATTAGTACCATGTTGGACTGCACAATTACGAAAAGTGACGGGATACTTAAAAAAAGATCTTGTGCAGTGTTGTTCTCTATtagg AAGAAATGTAATGCAGCACAGAAAGCTTGTGCCTGTAGATGAAGGATATCTTAGTTCTTCTCCAGGTTTTCAATCTCCAGTTATCATGGCAAGTAAAAAGAAAAGAAGTCACATTGATGTaccaaatgtaattttatcaaaacgAACAGCATTCTAA
- the LOC103307861 gene encoding zinc finger MYM-type protein 1-like: MYKRKYKAGSEKRKEKEKQKLLKCAYDKSQKKLSFSSSVKDTTESMVSTESQSIDMNPISKLATSTITTNTTESISDMEPNSISAESTLTSSSLAFLLDPLTLSDSQKVQRKWLSYCSYSKRIFCTTCMTFCPRRENISNLVTGLEVLNSKNVYGTVKKHEQSKTHGEAVSALLQANLNKNIESCININLREIHSKEVEFNRLVIKRLIDIIMFIGRQGLAFRGKDEAAYSLEDRTINHGNFLELVLLIKDYDVVLNMHVKNCIELSKKRKAGVIGNLLREKIVNELKEAQSFSILVDSTQDVAVLDQLAICVRYVLKNNVYEKLLKLVVAYDSSGIGLYNLIAKEFSEIDLDMNKIVGCSFDGASNMKGVYNGLQSHLKKNANPSCIYTHCLGHVLNLVMVDSSECCKNAEFLFGLVQQSATFLLDSHKRMKVWSDLTKQTHKSHDKLRKLNLIGATRWWSKDKALSSIIQFNEPNVKDSRFLLFLHFLLEITSSESKFDAKTKYTAHTLLQNWSKFEIILTAAIYLDIFTISSPVSKIKNKFSKNSVSRVPKINKMPGELASDERPDVSTEKRFKVETYNYILDIMINSMEKRFVSNSELLKDCICLDPKNFKNIKSGLPENSLLKLSELTKISVHVLTSELQQFAIQYDTITKNFNDTFSKNDLSFDNDSNSESELNIDHSLECNTCNNCLRCAFNILYEIVQQSGSFNNIYLAYKFVLTLPCTQVTCERIFSKVKNIKTKLRSLISQDIMEALLMINIERDYVVDKEIVVNTIAKSSTELSRLLI; this comes from the exons atgtataaaagaaaatacaaaGCTGGTTCAGAAAAAAGAAAGGAAAAAGAAAAGCAGAAATTGCTTAAATGTGCCTATGACAAAAGTCAAAAAAAACTTAGTTTTTCCTCAAGTGTGaaag ATACAACCGAAAGTATGGTTTCTACTGAATCACAGTCCATTGATATGAACCCAATTTCAAAATTAGCTACTTCTACTATTACcacaa ATACAACCGAAAGTATTTCTGATATGGAGCCAAATTCAATATCAGCTGAATCTACATTAACTTCTAGTAGCTTAGCATTTTTATTAGACCCGCTA aCTTTAAGTGATTCTCAAAAAGTTCAGCGCAAATGGTTATCTTATTGTTCTTAtagtaaaagaatattttgtactACATGTATGACATTTTGTCCACGACGTGAAAATATTAGCAATTTAGTAACTGGATTAGAAGTCTTAAATTCGAAAAATGTTTATGGTACAGTTAAAAAACATGAACAATCAAAAACACACGGTGAAGCAGTTTCTGCTTTACTACAAGCtaacttaaacaaaaatattgagagttgtattaatattaatttaagggAAATTCATTCCAAAGAAGTAGAATTTAACCGTTTGGTCATTAAAAGgctcattgatataataatgtttattggtAGGCAAGGATTAGCTTTTCGTGGTAAAGATGAAGCAGCTTATAGCTTAGAGGATAGGACTATTAATCATGGAAATTTTTTGGAACTAGTATTGCTTATTAAAGATTATGATGTTGTATTGAATAtgcatgttaaaaattgtattgagttAAGTAAAAAACGTAAAGCtggag ttattggtaatttattacGAGAGAAAATAGTAAATGAATTAAAAGAAGCCCaaagttttagtattttagtagaCTCGACACAAGATGTTGCAGTATTAGATCAGCTGGCTATTTGTGTTAggtatgttttaaaaaacaatgtttatgaaaaacttttaaaattagttgTGGCTTATGATTCTAGTGGAATtggtttgtataatttaattgcaAAAGAATTTTCTGAAATAGATTTAgatatgaataaaattgtagGTTGCTCTTTTGATGGGGCATCTAATATGAAAGGTGTTTATAATGGCTTGCAAtcacatttaaagaaaaatgcGAATCCTTCATGTATATATACTCACTGCCTGGgtcatgtattaaatttagttaTGGTAGATTCATCAGAATGTTGCAAAAATGCTGAATTTCTCTTTGGGTTAGTTCAACAATCAGCTACTTTTCTTTTAGATTCTCATAAAAGAATGAAAGTATGGTCAGATTTAACTAAACAAACCCATAAAAGTCATGATAAACTTAGAAAATTGAACTTGATTGGAGCAACTAGGTGGTGGAGTAAGGACAAGGCATTATCTTCTATAATTCAGTTTAACGAGCCTAATGTCAAGGATTCCCGATTTTTGTtattcttacattttttattggaaataaCTTCTAGTGAATCAAAATTTGATGCAAAAACTAAATACACGGCTCATACACTTTTACAAAattggtcaaaatttgaaattattttaactgcAGCTATTTACCttgatatttttactataagttCTCCTGTATCAAA aataaaaaataagtttagtaAGAATTCTGTAAGTAGAgtgccaaaaataaataaaatgcctGGTGAATTAGCATCTGATGAAAGACCTGACGTTTCCACAGAAAAAAGGTTTAAAgttgaaacatataattatatccttgatattatgattaatagtATGGAAAAAAGATTTGTTAGCAATTCAGAATTACTTAAAGATTGTATTTGCTTAGAccctaaaaattttaaaaatattaaaagtggtTTACCTGAAAACTCACTATTAAAACTTTCTGAATTGACAAAAATAAGTGTACATGTTTTAACATCTGAACTCCAACAATTTGCAATTCAATATGAtacaataactaaaaattttaatgatacattttcaaaaaatgatctATCTTTTGACAATGACTCCAACTCTGAATCAGAACTAAATATTGACCACAGTTTGGAATGCAATAcgtgtaataattgtttaagatgcgcttttaatattttgtacgaaATTGTTCAACAATCAGgctcttttaataatatatacttggcatataaatttgttttgacaTTACCATGTACACAAGTTACATGTGAACGTATATTTTCCaaagttaaaaacattaaaactaaattaagaTCATTAATTTCTCAAGATATTATGGAAGCTttgttaatgataaatattgaaaGAGATTATGTTGTTGATAAGGAAATTGTTGTAAATACTATTGCTAAAAGTTCAACTGAACTATCAAGGTTATTGATTTGA